Proteins from a genomic interval of Bradyrhizobium sp. CCGB01:
- a CDS encoding response regulator, translating into MSKILIADDEDSMRQLVARAIAMDGHEIVTAQDGAEALEILTREDGAFDLLLTDIQMPVMDGIALALSAARDFPNLTILLMTGFADQRERASNLNALVHDVVTKPFSVADIRTAVADALAAKKG; encoded by the coding sequence ATGTCCAAAATCCTGATCGCCGACGACGAGGATTCGATGCGCCAGCTGGTGGCGCGCGCCATCGCCATGGACGGCCACGAGATCGTCACCGCGCAGGACGGCGCCGAGGCGCTGGAGATCCTGACCCGCGAGGACGGCGCTTTCGATCTCCTGCTCACCGACATCCAGATGCCGGTGATGGACGGAATCGCGCTGGCGCTCTCCGCCGCGCGCGATTTCCCCAACCTGACCATTTTGCTGATGACCGGATTTGCCGACCAGCGCGAGCGCGCCTCGAATTTGAATGCGCTGGTTCATGACGTCGTGACCAAGCCGTTCTCGGTCGCCGACATCCGCACCGCGGTGGCGGACGCGTTGGCGGCGAAGAAGGGGTAG
- a CDS encoding MJ0042-type zinc finger domain-containing protein, translated as MHIVCPHCTTSYAIKLASLGANGRTVRCSRCKETWVAYAEDASEEASVRAMAAASQADDQSDLAEQWNSYANDDGAADTPVVDSPSIASDWPAEDASQTEDEWSAAARAAEDEVIGAQHQSWFRSLFSRRGARVRRQAPTVAPRKSHFGLPTACAAMGALVLALVIWRGDMVRLLPQTAAFYKMVGLEVNLRGLAFKDVKLSSETVDGKQVLVIEGVIVGQSKKPLDIPRLRFAVRDAQGAEIYAWNTVLEQTVLQPGERAFFRSRLASPPPEGRNIDVRFFNRRDIAGGSV; from the coding sequence ATGCATATCGTCTGCCCCCATTGTACGACATCCTACGCCATCAAGCTTGCCAGCCTGGGGGCGAATGGGCGGACGGTGCGCTGCTCCCGCTGCAAGGAGACCTGGGTCGCCTATGCCGAGGATGCCAGCGAGGAGGCGTCCGTCCGGGCCATGGCCGCCGCCAGCCAGGCCGACGATCAATCCGACCTCGCCGAGCAGTGGAACTCCTACGCCAATGACGACGGCGCCGCCGATACGCCCGTCGTCGACAGCCCCTCGATCGCCAGCGACTGGCCGGCCGAGGACGCCAGTCAGACCGAGGACGAATGGTCAGCGGCGGCCCGCGCCGCCGAGGATGAAGTCATCGGCGCGCAGCACCAGTCCTGGTTCCGCAGCCTGTTCAGCCGCCGCGGGGCACGGGTGAGGCGTCAGGCCCCCACCGTGGCGCCGCGAAAATCCCATTTCGGCCTGCCGACCGCTTGCGCCGCCATGGGCGCACTGGTGCTGGCGCTGGTGATCTGGCGCGGCGACATGGTCCGGCTGCTGCCGCAGACGGCAGCGTTCTACAAGATGGTCGGCCTCGAAGTTAATTTGCGCGGGCTGGCGTTCAAGGACGTCAAGCTCTCCAGCGAGACCGTGGACGGTAAGCAGGTGCTGGTGATCGAGGGCGTGATCGTGGGCCAAAGCAAGAAGCCGCTCGATATCCCGCGGCTGCGCTTTGCGGTGCGCGACGCGCAAGGCGCGGAGATCTACGCCTGGAACACCGTGCTGGAGCAGACCGTGCTGCAGCCGGGTGAGCGCGCGTTCTTCCGCTCGCGCCTCGCCTCGCCGCCGCCGGAAGGCCGCAATATCGACGTTCGCTTCTTCAACCGGCGCGACATTGCCGGCGGCAGCGTGTAA
- a CDS encoding TIGR02302 family protein: protein MNGVTPDPSDPIRDGDALSRLKLAQALDRAIYAIAWERAWPHLARVLTVVGLFLVVSWAGLWLALPSVVRAIGLVIFAGVAIAALIPLIRFRWPTRDEGLSRLDRGSGIRHRPATTLTDTLSSKDPVALALWQAQRERTLASLKRIRAGLPRPRLPLHDPWALRALVMVMLVATFFAAGNERAMRLGAAFDWNGVLAPTNVRVDAWITPPLYTGKPPVILSAANKEAAALPASGPLAVPAGSTLIVRSSGGSLDVAISGGLKEVAPTEAAPKGTSEKHFTIAGDGSAHVRAPAGQPQWAFTATPDRAPTIALAKDPERQAYGALQLSYKIEDDYGVTGAAAQFVPRATEDKDGTRDADGKAARPLFQPPQFALTLPNARTRNGVGQTVKDLSEDPYSGADVTLTLTAKDEAGNEAKSEPFNMRLPGRLFTKPLARALIEQRRILALDANKNSDVYAALDALMIAPEMFTPEAGQYLGLHSVARQLEAARTDDSLREVVASLWALAVTIEDGNISDVAKALRAAQDALKQALQRGASDEELKKLMDNLRTALDNYMRQYAQQMRSNPLARPAIGLDDQMKRIERLIQRGNREAAARELDRLARALENPPGPPSAEQKEMDEIARELNDLLREQNALRDETDRQSKDSKRGQRGTKPLPPKVAEILRKSRELRQKTRGATSDQLEDLARQQDALREELKTWRESQGAR, encoded by the coding sequence TTGAACGGCGTCACCCCCGACCCGTCAGACCCGATCCGCGATGGCGACGCTCTGTCGCGGCTGAAGCTGGCGCAGGCCCTCGATCGGGCCATTTATGCCATCGCGTGGGAACGTGCCTGGCCGCATCTGGCGCGGGTGCTGACTGTCGTCGGCCTGTTCCTGGTGGTGTCGTGGGCCGGGCTCTGGCTGGCGCTGCCGTCCGTAGTCCGTGCCATCGGTCTCGTGATTTTTGCCGGCGTCGCAATCGCGGCGCTGATCCCGTTGATCCGTTTCCGCTGGCCCACCCGCGACGAGGGCCTGAGCCGGCTCGACCGTGGCTCCGGTATCCGTCACCGCCCGGCGACGACGCTGACGGACACGCTGAGCTCAAAGGACCCGGTTGCGCTGGCGCTGTGGCAGGCGCAGCGCGAGCGCACGCTGGCTTCGCTCAAGCGCATCCGTGCCGGCCTGCCGCGTCCGCGCCTTCCTCTGCATGATCCCTGGGCGCTGCGCGCGCTGGTCATGGTGATGCTGGTGGCGACCTTCTTCGCTGCCGGCAACGAGCGCGCGATGCGGCTGGGGGCCGCGTTCGACTGGAACGGTGTGCTGGCGCCCACCAACGTCCGTGTCGATGCCTGGATCACCCCGCCGCTTTACACCGGCAAGCCGCCGGTCATCCTGTCGGCCGCCAACAAGGAGGCCGCGGCGCTACCCGCCAGCGGCCCGCTCGCAGTTCCGGCCGGCTCGACCCTGATCGTGCGCTCCTCCGGTGGCAGCCTCGATGTCGCCATCTCCGGCGGTCTCAAGGAGGTCGCGCCCACCGAGGCCGCGCCGAAGGGCACCAGCGAGAAGCATTTCACCATCGCGGGCGACGGCAGCGCGCATGTCCGCGCGCCCGCGGGCCAGCCGCAATGGGCGTTCACGGCGACGCCGGACCGGGCGCCGACGATCGCGCTCGCCAAGGATCCCGAGCGTCAGGCCTACGGCGCGTTGCAGCTCTCCTACAAGATCGAGGACGATTACGGCGTGACCGGCGCCGCCGCGCAATTCGTTCCGCGCGCAACCGAGGACAAGGACGGAACCAGGGATGCGGACGGCAAGGCCGCGCGGCCGCTGTTCCAGCCGCCGCAATTCGCGCTGACGCTGCCCAATGCGCGGACCCGCAACGGCGTCGGCCAGACGGTGAAGGACCTCAGCGAGGATCCCTATTCCGGCGCGGACGTCACGCTCACGCTCACCGCCAAGGACGAGGCCGGCAACGAAGCGAAGAGCGAGCCCTTCAACATGCGCCTGCCGGGCCGGCTGTTCACCAAGCCACTCGCCCGTGCGCTGATCGAGCAGCGCCGCATCCTTGCGCTCGACGCCAACAAGAATTCCGACGTCTATGCTGCGCTCGACGCGCTGATGATCGCGCCCGAGATGTTCACGCCGGAGGCCGGGCAGTATCTCGGCCTGCACAGTGTCGCGCGCCAGCTCGAGGCGGCGCGCACCGACGACTCCCTGCGTGAGGTCGTGGCCAGCCTGTGGGCGCTCGCGGTGACGATCGAGGACGGCAATATCAGCGATGTCGCCAAGGCGTTGCGCGCGGCGCAGGACGCGCTCAAGCAGGCGCTCCAGCGCGGCGCCAGCGACGAAGAGCTCAAGAAGCTCATGGACAATCTGCGGACCGCGCTGGACAATTACATGCGCCAGTACGCGCAGCAGATGCGCAGCAATCCGCTGGCGCGGCCGGCCATCGGCCTCGACGACCAGATGAAGCGCATCGAGCGGCTGATCCAGCGCGGCAACCGCGAAGCGGCCGCGCGCGAGCTGGATCGCCTGGCGCGCGCACTGGAAAACCCTCCGGGGCCGCCCAGCGCCGAGCAGAAAGAGATGGACGAGATTGCGCGCGAGCTGAACGATCTGCTCCGCGAGCAGAACGCGCTTCGGGACGAGACCGACAGGCAGAGCAAGGACTCCAAACGCGGTCAACGCGGCACCAAGCCCCTGCCACCCAAGGTCGCGGAGATCCTGCGCAAGTCGAGAGAGCTGCGGCAGAAGACGCGCGGCGCGACCAGCGATCAGCTGGAGGACCTGGCAAGGCAGCAGGACGCCTTGCGCGAAGAGCTCAAGACCTGGCGTGAATCCCAGGGAGCGAGATAG
- the ftsE gene encoding cell division ATP-binding protein FtsE, with product MVRFENVGLRYGLGPEILRDLSFQIPAHSFQFLTGPSGAGKTSLLRLLFLSHRPTRGLVNLFGHDISQLGKDEIADLRKRIGIVLQDFRLLDHMTTYENVALPFRVMGRSESSYRKEVIDLLRWVGLGDRMDALPPILSGGEKQRAAIARAVISRPQLLLADEPTGSVDPTLGRRLLRLFIELNKSGTAVIIATHDIGLMDQYEARRFVLHQGRLHVYE from the coding sequence TTGGTTCGGTTCGAAAATGTCGGATTGCGTTACGGTCTGGGGCCGGAGATCCTGCGCGACCTCAGCTTCCAAATTCCGGCGCATTCCTTCCAGTTCCTCACCGGCCCGTCCGGCGCCGGCAAGACCTCGCTGCTGCGCCTGTTGTTCCTGTCGCACCGGCCGACGCGCGGCCTCGTCAATCTGTTCGGCCACGACATCTCGCAGCTCGGCAAGGACGAGATCGCGGATTTGCGCAAGCGCATCGGCATCGTGCTCCAGGACTTCCGCCTGCTCGATCACATGACGACCTATGAGAACGTCGCGCTGCCGTTCCGCGTCATGGGGCGCAGCGAGTCGAGCTACCGCAAGGAGGTGATCGACCTGTTGCGCTGGGTCGGCCTTGGCGACCGCATGGACGCGCTGCCGCCGATCCTGTCCGGCGGCGAAAAGCAGCGCGCGGCGATCGCGCGCGCCGTGATCTCGCGGCCGCAGCTCCTGCTCGCCGACGAGCCGACCGGCAGCGTCGATCCGACGCTCGGCCGCCGGCTGTTGCGGCTGTTCATCGAGCTCAACAAATCAGGCACCGCCGTCATCATCGCCACCCACGATATCGGCCTGATGGACCAGTACGAGGCGCGGCGCTTCGTGCTGCACCAGGGGCGGTTGCACGTCTATGAGTAG
- the lysA gene encoding diaminopimelate decarboxylase encodes MNHFDYRNGVLHAEAVNLSELAATVGTPFYCYSTATLERHYRVFADAFAGEKVLVCYAMKANSNQSVLRTLAKLGAGADVVSGGELKRALAAGIPASKILFSGVGKTEDELRAALAADILCLNVESEPELELLSRLATEMGKTARISVRVNPDVDAGTHAKISTGKSENKFGIPIAYAREVYARAAKLPGIEVTGTDVHIGSQITDLSKMETAFRILSEFVQTLRSDGHNISHVDFGGGLGIPYYMDREAPPAPDAYAAMVKRVSHNLGCTLMFEPGRMIVGNAGILVAKVIYVKHGDGKNFVIIDAAMNDLIRPTLYEAHHDILPVTQPAQGAATIMADVVGPVCETGDYLALDRTLPTPKPGDLIAIMTAGAYGAVQAGTYNTRPLVPEVLVKGDQYAVVRPRIEVEQLIAMDTPAPWL; translated from the coding sequence ATGAACCATTTCGATTATCGCAACGGCGTGCTGCACGCCGAGGCGGTGAACCTGTCCGAGCTGGCCGCGACCGTCGGCACGCCGTTCTATTGCTATTCGACCGCGACGCTCGAGCGGCACTACCGCGTCTTTGCCGACGCCTTCGCCGGCGAGAAGGTGCTGGTCTGCTACGCCATGAAGGCGAACTCCAACCAGTCGGTGCTTCGCACGCTGGCCAAGCTCGGCGCCGGCGCCGACGTCGTCTCCGGTGGTGAGTTGAAGCGCGCGCTGGCCGCCGGCATTCCCGCCAGCAAGATCCTGTTCTCCGGCGTCGGCAAGACGGAAGACGAGCTGCGCGCCGCACTGGCCGCCGACATCCTCTGCCTCAACGTCGAATCCGAGCCTGAACTAGAACTGCTCTCGCGCCTCGCGACCGAGATGGGCAAAACCGCGCGCATCTCCGTGCGCGTGAATCCTGACGTTGACGCCGGCACGCATGCCAAGATCTCGACCGGCAAGTCCGAGAACAAGTTCGGCATTCCGATCGCCTATGCCCGCGAGGTCTATGCCCGCGCCGCAAAACTTCCGGGCATCGAGGTGACGGGCACCGACGTCCATATCGGCAGCCAGATCACCGATCTCTCCAAGATGGAGACCGCGTTCCGCATCCTCTCCGAATTCGTGCAGACGCTGCGCTCCGACGGCCACAACATCTCGCACGTCGATTTCGGCGGCGGCCTCGGCATTCCCTATTACATGGACCGCGAGGCGCCGCCGGCGCCCGACGCCTATGCCGCCATGGTCAAGCGCGTCAGCCACAATCTCGGCTGCACGCTGATGTTCGAGCCGGGCCGCATGATCGTCGGCAATGCCGGCATCCTGGTCGCCAAGGTGATCTATGTGAAGCACGGTGACGGCAAGAATTTCGTCATCATCGACGCCGCCATGAACGATTTGATCCGCCCGACGCTGTACGAGGCCCATCACGACATCTTGCCGGTGACGCAGCCGGCGCAGGGCGCGGCCACGATCATGGCGGACGTCGTCGGCCCGGTCTGCGAGACCGGCGACTATCTCGCGCTCGACCGCACGCTGCCGACGCCGAAGCCCGGCGACCTCATCGCCATCATGACCGCAGGCGCCTATGGCGCCGTGCAGGCCGGCACCTACAACACGCGGCCGCTGGTGCCCGAGGTGCTGGTGAAGGGCGATCAATACGCCGTGGTGCGCCCGCGCATCGAGGTCGAGCAGCTGATCGCGATGGACACGCCGGCGCCGTGGCTGTGA
- a CDS encoding lipoprotein — MTSKFRPAGSGWAIIVLSLTALALAGCGRKGPLDLPPTASNAPTVNGAAPTDTEMEAQRTPSVFNPTYGADAAPAATKGKKKPFILDPLLDERPSR, encoded by the coding sequence GTGACGTCAAAGTTTCGCCCGGCCGGCTCGGGGTGGGCCATCATTGTCTTGAGCCTGACGGCGCTCGCGCTTGCCGGCTGCGGCCGCAAGGGCCCGCTGGATCTGCCGCCGACCGCCTCCAACGCGCCCACGGTCAACGGTGCCGCGCCGACCGACACCGAGATGGAAGCCCAGAGAACGCCGAGCGTGTTCAATCCCACCTATGGTGCGGACGCCGCGCCCGCGGCGACCAAGGGCAAGAAGAAACCGTTTATTCTCGACCCGCTCCTGGACGAAAGACCCAGCCGGTAG
- a CDS encoding carboxymuconolactone decarboxylase family protein, producing MDKKMHDKGLEVRKAVLGEAYVNNALKNVDDFNRPFQEMLNEYCWGTVWGREELPRKTRSMLNIAMIAILNRQHEFRAHLKGALTNGVSRDEIREILMQVAIYGGMPAAVDSFRIAREVFAEIDGKA from the coding sequence ATGGACAAGAAGATGCACGACAAGGGCCTGGAAGTCCGCAAAGCGGTGCTGGGCGAGGCCTATGTCAACAACGCCCTGAAGAACGTCGACGATTTCAACCGTCCGTTCCAGGAGATGCTCAACGAATATTGCTGGGGCACGGTGTGGGGCCGCGAGGAGCTGCCGCGCAAGACCCGCAGCATGCTCAACATTGCCATGATCGCGATCCTCAACCGCCAGCACGAGTTTCGCGCGCATCTCAAGGGCGCACTCACCAACGGCGTCTCCCGGGACGAGATTCGCGAGATCCTGATGCAGGTCGCGATCTATGGCGGCATGCCCGCTGCGGTCGACAGCTTTCGCATCGCGCGCGAGGTGTTCGCGGAGATCGACGGGAAAGCATAA
- the argH gene encoding argininosuccinate lyase, with translation MSNKMWGGRFSERPDEIMEEINVSIDVDRHLFAQDIAASKAHAAMLASQGIITASDAKNIGKGLDTILSEIGKGGFTFKRALEDIHMNVESRLSELIGPAAGRLHTARSRNDQVATDFRLYVRDVLDETDAALAAFQASLVNRALEHAATVMPGFTHLQTAQPVTFGHHLLAYVEMAARDRGRFQDARKRLNESPLGAAALAGTSFPIDRHATAKALGFDRPMANSLDAVSDRDFVLETLSAASICAVHMSRFAEEIVIWTSPLVGLIRLSDKFTTGSSIMPQKRNPDAAELVRAKTGRVIGALNGLLIVMKGLPLAYQKDMQEDKQGAMEGFAALSLAIRAMTGMVRDLVPDEARMKAAAGEGYATATDLADWLVRTLKMPFRDAHHVTGRIVAKAAGDGVALHELPLKEMQAIEPRITKDVLGVLSVESSVKSRTSFGGTAPKNVASQAKAWAKRLEKERKLG, from the coding sequence ATGAGCAACAAGATGTGGGGCGGCCGGTTCTCGGAACGTCCCGATGAGATCATGGAAGAGATCAACGTCTCCATCGACGTCGATCGTCACCTCTTTGCCCAGGACATTGCCGCGTCCAAGGCCCACGCCGCGATGCTTGCCAGCCAGGGCATCATCACGGCCTCTGATGCGAAAAATATCGGCAAGGGTCTAGACACGATCTTGTCAGAAATCGGCAAGGGCGGTTTTACCTTCAAGCGGGCGCTCGAAGACATCCATATGAACGTCGAGAGCCGCCTGTCCGAGCTGATCGGCCCGGCCGCCGGCCGCCTGCACACCGCGCGCTCGCGCAACGACCAGGTCGCGACCGATTTCCGTCTCTATGTCCGCGATGTCCTCGATGAGACCGATGCCGCGCTCGCCGCGTTCCAGGCGTCGTTGGTCAATCGCGCTCTCGAACATGCCGCGACCGTGATGCCCGGCTTCACGCATCTGCAGACCGCGCAGCCCGTCACCTTCGGTCATCATCTGCTCGCTTATGTCGAGATGGCCGCACGCGATCGCGGCCGTTTCCAGGACGCACGCAAGCGGCTCAATGAATCTCCGCTCGGTGCTGCCGCGCTGGCCGGGACCTCGTTCCCGATCGACCGCCACGCCACCGCGAAGGCGCTTGGCTTCGACCGTCCGATGGCGAACTCGCTCGATGCGGTCTCCGATCGCGACTTCGTGCTGGAGACCTTGTCGGCGGCCTCGATCTGCGCCGTGCACATGTCGCGCTTTGCCGAGGAGATCGTGATCTGGACGTCGCCGCTGGTCGGCCTGATCCGCCTCAGCGACAAGTTCACGACCGGCTCCTCGATCATGCCGCAGAAGCGCAACCCTGATGCCGCCGAGCTGGTGCGCGCCAAGACCGGGCGCGTCATCGGTGCGCTCAACGGTCTCCTGATCGTGATGAAGGGCCTGCCGCTCGCCTATCAAAAGGACATGCAGGAGGACAAGCAGGGCGCGATGGAGGGCTTTGCCGCGCTGTCGCTGGCGATCCGCGCCATGACCGGGATGGTTCGCGATCTCGTGCCCGACGAGGCCAGGATGAAGGCCGCGGCGGGCGAGGGCTACGCCACTGCGACCGATCTCGCCGACTGGCTGGTTCGGACGCTGAAGATGCCGTTCCGCGACGCCCACCACGTCACCGGCCGCATCGTTGCCAAGGCCGCCGGGGACGGCGTCGCGCTGCACGAGCTGCCGCTCAAGGAGATGCAGGCGATCGAGCCCCGGATCACCAAGGACGTGCTCGGCGTGCTCTCGGTCGAATCGTCGGTGAAGAGCCGGACCAGTTTCGGCGGCACCGCGCCCAAGAACGTGGCGTCGCAGGCGAAGGCCTGGGCGAAGCGGCTGGAAAAAGAGCGAAAATTGGGCTGA
- a CDS encoding NAD(P)-dependent oxidoreductase produces the protein MHIGFIGLGNMGFPMARRLIEAGHKLVVFDTRKEVVDKLVARGATAATSPRDVADQVETVMASLPSLQASLEVATGANGVIEGSRAKRFIDLSTVGSTMATKIHGLLAKRDIVQIDCPVSGGVGGAEKGTLAVMVSGPKAEFELLKPALDVIGKVFFIGEKPGAAQTMKLANNFLSATAMVATSEAVVMGVKAGLDPAVMIDVINAGSGMNTASRDKFPRAVLPRSFDFGFATGLMVKDVRLALEEMKQLGLSMEVADAVGRLWETVISAEGADSDFTAAIKPIEKKAGVVVGGAKGGLAGK, from the coding sequence ATGCACATCGGATTCATCGGCCTCGGAAACATGGGTTTCCCGATGGCGCGGCGGCTGATCGAGGCGGGGCACAAGCTCGTCGTGTTCGACACGCGCAAGGAGGTCGTCGACAAGCTCGTGGCGCGCGGCGCCACCGCTGCGACATCGCCCAGGGACGTCGCCGATCAGGTCGAGACGGTCATGGCGAGCCTGCCCTCGCTGCAGGCCTCGCTGGAGGTCGCGACGGGGGCGAACGGCGTGATCGAGGGAAGCCGCGCAAAACGCTTCATCGACCTGTCGACCGTCGGCTCGACGATGGCGACGAAAATCCACGGCCTCCTGGCAAAACGCGACATCGTGCAGATCGACTGCCCGGTCTCCGGCGGCGTCGGCGGCGCCGAGAAGGGCACGCTGGCGGTGATGGTGTCCGGGCCGAAGGCGGAATTCGAGTTGCTCAAGCCCGCGCTCGACGTGATCGGAAAGGTGTTCTTCATCGGCGAGAAGCCCGGTGCGGCGCAGACCATGAAGCTCGCCAACAACTTCCTGTCGGCAACCGCGATGGTGGCGACCTCGGAAGCCGTGGTGATGGGCGTGAAAGCCGGGCTCGATCCCGCCGTGATGATCGACGTCATCAATGCCGGCTCCGGCATGAACACCGCGAGCCGCGACAAGTTTCCGCGCGCGGTGCTGCCGCGCAGCTTCGACTTCGGCTTCGCCACCGGGTTGATGGTGAAGGACGTGCGGCTGGCGCTGGAGGAGATGAAGCAGCTCGGCCTGTCGATGGAGGTCGCGGACGCGGTGGGACGCCTGTGGGAGACCGTGATCAGCGCGGAAGGCGCCGATTCCGATTTCACCGCCGCGATCAAGCCAATCGAGAAGAAGGCGGGGGTCGTGGTCGGGGGAGCGAAGGGCGGATTGGCGGGGAAGTAG
- a CDS encoding ABC transporter permease: MSRTDERGVLVDLGQERPQLPPKARNMSPIVPRASIHGRALVAVVAIMTFLASMTTGTVLLVSASAAEWQSDVASEITIQVRPQAGRDLDRDTAAVTEAMRAQAGIVEVKPFTKDESGKLLEPWLGTGLSMDDLPVPRMIIARVQPGTQLDLGALRARVTQAAPSASVDDHRAWIERMRSMTNATVLAGIGILALVIIATIISVSFATRGAMAANRPIVEVLHFVGAGDRYIANRFLRHFLRLGLEGGVIGGGAAMLVFGFSESIAGWFSGTPVGDQFAALLGTFSLRPSGYIVLAVQAVLIGAITAAASRQTLFATLNDVD, encoded by the coding sequence ATGAGTAGGACCGACGAGCGCGGAGTGCTGGTCGACCTCGGACAGGAGCGTCCGCAGCTTCCGCCGAAGGCGCGCAACATGTCGCCGATCGTGCCGCGCGCATCGATCCACGGCCGCGCGCTGGTCGCCGTCGTCGCCATCATGACCTTCCTCGCCTCGATGACCACGGGCACGGTGCTGCTCGTCAGCGCCTCCGCCGCGGAATGGCAGTCGGACGTTGCGAGCGAAATCACCATCCAGGTCCGCCCGCAGGCCGGCCGCGATCTCGACCGCGACACCGCGGCGGTGACCGAGGCCATGCGCGCGCAGGCCGGCATCGTCGAGGTCAAGCCGTTCACCAAGGATGAAAGCGGCAAGCTGCTCGAGCCCTGGCTCGGCACCGGCCTGTCGATGGACGATCTGCCGGTCCCGCGCATGATCATCGCGCGCGTGCAGCCCGGCACGCAGCTCGATCTCGGCGCCTTGCGCGCGCGCGTGACCCAGGCCGCCCCAAGCGCCAGCGTCGACGATCACCGCGCCTGGATCGAGCGGATGCGCTCGATGACCAACGCCACCGTGCTCGCCGGCATCGGCATCCTCGCACTCGTCATCATCGCGACCATCATCTCGGTGTCGTTCGCGACCCGCGGCGCCATGGCGGCGAACCGCCCGATCGTCGAGGTCCTGCATTTCGTCGGTGCCGGCGACCGCTACATCGCCAACCGCTTTCTGCGTCACTTCCTCAGGCTGGGCCTGGAGGGCGGCGTGATCGGCGGCGGTGCCGCCATGCTGGTGTTCGGCTTCTCCGAGTCGATCGCCGGCTGGTTTTCCGGCACCCCCGTCGGCGACCAGTTCGCAGCTTTGCTCGGCACCTTCTCGCTGCGGCCGTCGGGCTACATCGTGCTCGCGGTGCAGGCGGTGCTGATCGGCGCCATCACCGCGGCTGCCTCGCGCCAGACGCTGTTCGCGACGCTGAATGATGTGGATTGA
- a CDS encoding DUF4175 family protein has product MTYNSVWQNGTAARGRLATACLVLVLSCSTASICLAQSSRADQKSLDALLDSAERSMKQSADSLKDKNSDESIGQQSRAIRDMEKYLYPDPNDPSASREGSQDTQGRQEQLKKRLEALKKKLAEMGLQQDGQKGQRGQKQQGQQGQQGQQGQGQDGDQDGDDGFDAAENAMGDAGNQIGEGDADGATASQGKAIDALRKGMQDLADALGGQQNGEGQDPGDGDGPGQAVGRQQSGGERTDPLGRPLRGKEYSDDYTVKIPGEIDAQRARRILEELRRRLSDPARPQLELDYLERLLKDF; this is encoded by the coding sequence ATGACATATAACTCAGTTTGGCAAAATGGGACGGCTGCGCGCGGAAGGCTCGCCACGGCTTGCCTCGTGCTGGTGCTCTCCTGTTCCACGGCTTCGATTTGCCTCGCCCAGTCGTCGCGCGCCGACCAGAAGAGTCTGGATGCATTGCTCGACAGCGCCGAGCGGTCGATGAAGCAATCGGCCGACAGCCTGAAGGACAAGAACTCCGACGAGAGCATCGGCCAGCAGTCCAGGGCCATCCGGGACATGGAGAAATATCTCTATCCCGATCCGAACGATCCCTCGGCCTCGCGCGAAGGGTCGCAGGATACGCAAGGCCGGCAGGAGCAGTTGAAGAAGCGGCTGGAGGCTCTCAAGAAGAAGCTCGCCGAGATGGGGCTGCAGCAGGATGGCCAGAAGGGCCAGCGCGGACAGAAGCAGCAGGGGCAGCAGGGCCAACAAGGCCAGCAGGGTCAAGGTCAGGACGGCGATCAGGATGGCGACGACGGCTTCGACGCCGCCGAGAACGCGATGGGCGATGCCGGCAATCAGATCGGCGAGGGTGATGCCGACGGTGCGACGGCGTCGCAGGGCAAGGCCATCGATGCCCTGCGCAAGGGCATGCAGGATCTCGCTGATGCGCTTGGCGGGCAGCAGAACGGCGAAGGCCAGGATCCGGGCGACGGCGACGGCCCCGGTCAGGCTGTCGGCCGCCAGCAGAGCGGCGGCGAACGCACCGACCCGTTGGGCCGGCCGCTGCGTGGCAAGGAATACAGCGACGACTACACGGTCAAGATTCCCGGCGAGATCGACGCCCAGCGCGCGCGACGCATTCTCGAAGAGCTCCGCCGCCGCCTCAGCGATCCCGCCCGTCCGCAGCTCGAGCTCGATTACCTCGAGCGGCTGCTGAAGGATTTCTGA